A genomic region of Arachis stenosperma cultivar V10309 chromosome 9, arast.V10309.gnm1.PFL2, whole genome shotgun sequence contains the following coding sequences:
- the LOC130949119 gene encoding uncharacterized protein LOC130949119: MAKTNAQESFQRVQEAKAKSRARAGGARVISPPPPPRNVGTLSKPIVISSSAPPQSLPVVRPSPDPKKRKTLESGASGEVKADAIEFVRKNIYPHVRIGMDDMSIRSHLTTMVEESLKAAGVCGKLLDIFEKAPLSSLGTTSKVEELEGRLRSYQEHEGELKKEIAKLREERDTFREKGKALQAQYNMEMELRKTAQASYQSLFKDLVSVKNDLLNSRKRIIESPPHSKDAPGSSAVPPISSSPMDTSGGAPPDSGGGDLPKK, encoded by the exons ATGGCTAAAACAAATGCTCAAGAATCTTTTCAAAGAGTCCAGGAGGCCAAAGCCAAGTCTCGCGCTCGGGCCGGTGGTGCCAGggttatctctcctcctcctcctcctcggaaTGTTGGAACTCTTTCCAAGCCTATCGTAATCTCTTCTTCAGCTCCCCCTCAGTCGCTCCCCGTCGTCCGACCTTCCCCTGATccaaagaagcgcaagactttagagtctggtGCTTCTGGtgaggttaaggcggatgctattGAGTTTGTCCGAAAGAATATCTATCCCCATGTTCGTATAGGCATGGATGATATGTCTATTCGGAGCCACCTTACCACTATGGTCGAGGAGAGTCTTAAGGCGGCGGGGGTTTGTGGCAAGCTCTTGGATatctttgagaaggctcccctCAGCTCTTTAGGAACGACCTCGAAGGTCGAGGAGCTAGAGGGAAGGCTTCGCTCATATCAAGAGCATGAGGgagagttgaagaaggagatTGCTAAGCTGAGGGAGGAGAGAGATACCTTCCGGGAGAAAGGGAAGGCTTTGCAGGCCCAGTACAACATGGAGATGGAGTTGAGGAAAACGGCGCAGGCCAGCTATCAAAGCTTATTCAAGGATCTTGTGTCCGTGAAGAATGAtctgctgaattctcggaag aggattattgagtctcctcctcatTCCAAAGATGCTCCGGGTTCTTCAGCAGTTCCTCCTATCTCTTCCTCTCCCATGGATACCTCTGGTGGCGCTCCTCCTGATTCCGGTGGTGGTGATCTTCCTAAAAAATGA
- the LOC130951424 gene encoding MLP-like protein 34 yields the protein MTTSQVQKIETEFPIKADAKEFYDVCCNKTHQVAKACPDIIQSVVIHEGRWGTERSIISWNYVHDGKACVSKEIIEDIDKENNKMSFRVLEGDLVKHHYKSFKFLLHAVPKEKGSMVRWTMEYEKINDNTSDPHTLMQLVVDMSKQIEAHLLKK from the exons ATGACAACATCTCAAGTCCAGAAGATAGAAACAGAATTTCCTATTAAGGCAGATGCTAAGGAATTCTATGATGTTTGCTGCAACAAGACACACCAAGTTGCCAAGGCTTGCCCTGATATTATCCAGAGTGTTGTAATTCATGAAGGTAGATGGGGCACTGAGAGATCCATCATTTCATGGAACTATGTTCATG ATGGCAAGGCTTGTGTTTCTAAGGAGATTATTGAAGACATTGacaaagaaaacaataaaatgagCTTTAGAGTGTTGGAAGGAGACCTGGTGAAGCACCACTACAAGAGCTTCAAGTTCTTGCTTCATGCTGTTCCCAAGGAAAAGGGAAGCATGGTGCGTTGGACCATGGAATATGAGAAGATCAATGACAACACTTCTGATCCTCACACTTTGATGCAGTTGGTTGTTGATATGAGCAAACAGATTGAAGCTCACCTGTTGAAAAAGTGA
- the LOC130948043 gene encoding MLP-like protein 43 has product MTTSQVQKIETEFPIKADAKEFYDVFCNKTHQVAKAWPDIVKSVVIHEGEWGTERSIISWNYVYDGKACVAKEIIEDIDKEDNKMSFRVLEADLLNHYKSFKFLLHAVPKKEGGSMVHWTIEYEKINDNTSDPHTLLQLVVQESKQVEAHLISQDC; this is encoded by the exons ATGACAACATCTCAAGTCCAGAAGATAGAAAcagagtttcctattaaggcaGATGCTAAGGAATTCTATGATGTTTTCTGCAACAAGACACACCAAGTTGCCAAGGCTTGGCCTGATATTGTAAAGAGTGTTGTAATTCATGAAGGTGAATGGGGAACTGAGAGATCCATCATTTCATGGAACTATGTTTATG ATGGCAAGGCTTGTGTTGCTAAGGAGATTATTGAAGACATTGACAAAGAAGACAATAAAATGAGCTTTAGAGTGTTGGAAGCAGACCTGCTGAACCACTACAAGAGCTTCAAGTTCTTGCTCCATGCTGTTCCCAAGAAAGAGGGAGGAAGCATGGTGCACTGGACCATAGAATATGAAAAGATCAACGACAACACTTCTGATCCTCACACTTTGTTGCAGTTGGTAGTTCAGGAGAGCAAACAGGTTGAAGCTCACCTTATTTCCCAAGACTGCTGA